The following are from one region of the Paenibacillus sp. KS-LC4 genome:
- a CDS encoding pectate lyase has translation MKKWIGALLSLALIIAIAGVQPAPVAAAEVVNATIIVPKNTTFDGQNKVFVANPSTLGDGSQAENQKPVFRLEAGATLKNVIIGAPAADGVHCYGNCNIENVTWQDVGEDALTLKSSGTVNITGGGAYKAYDKVFQINAAGTINIKNFKANDIGKLVRQNGGTTFTVTMNLSNSDISKVKDSIFRTDSSSTTGKITNTRYSNVPTLFKGFASGKTSQSGNTAY, from the coding sequence ATGAAAAAATGGATTGGTGCTCTATTATCTTTGGCCCTTATTATTGCAATTGCTGGTGTACAGCCTGCTCCTGTAGCGGCGGCAGAAGTTGTAAACGCTACCATTATTGTTCCTAAAAATACAACCTTCGATGGCCAAAACAAAGTTTTTGTCGCGAACCCAAGCACGCTAGGTGATGGCAGCCAAGCGGAAAATCAAAAGCCAGTATTTCGTCTGGAGGCAGGCGCAACGCTGAAAAATGTTATTATCGGCGCACCGGCTGCTGACGGCGTTCACTGCTATGGCAACTGCAACATTGAGAATGTAACTTGGCAGGATGTAGGCGAGGACGCTCTGACTCTCAAGTCCTCCGGCACGGTTAATATTACAGGAGGCGGGGCATATAAAGCCTATGACAAGGTGTTTCAAATAAATGCAGCCGGCACCATCAATATTAAAAATTTCAAAGCCAATGACATCGGCAAGCTCGTTCGTCAAAATGGCGGCACAACCTTTACCGTTACCATGAACCTATCAAATAGTGATATTTCCAAGGTGAAGGATTCGATTTTCCGCACCGACAGCAGCTCGACAACGGGCAAAATTACGAATACACGTTATTCCAACGTGCCAACGCTCTTCAAAGGTTTTGCTTCCGGCAAAACCAGCCAATCTGGAAACACGGCTTATTAG
- a CDS encoding L-lactate dehydrogenase yields MKKSRIVVIGAGAVGSTTAYTLLLRNRMDELVLIDANEKKAIGDALDMNHGMPFLGGTKVWAGTYEDCKGADIIIITAGVAQRPGEERIQLLKRNVAIFDQIIDEVLKYNDDGILLIASNPVDVMSYFSLRKSRWPVNRVIGSGTLLDSARFRYLIGEELNIDPRSVHAPIIGEHGDSELPVWSLSNVAGTELELNDEQKNRIFTGTRDAAYQIIEAKGATYYAIALALDRICTAILQDEGAVLNVSTLLDNYLGVSDVYIGVPCVVDRNGIRNVLELKLSDEETALFQKSANKLKGLIESIRDEMA; encoded by the coding sequence ATGAAAAAATCAAGAATTGTTGTCATTGGCGCTGGGGCTGTAGGCTCGACAACCGCTTACACGCTTCTGCTTCGCAATCGCATGGATGAGCTGGTGCTTATTGATGCCAATGAGAAAAAAGCAATCGGCGACGCACTCGACATGAACCACGGCATGCCGTTCCTTGGCGGCACGAAGGTATGGGCGGGCACTTACGAGGACTGCAAAGGCGCAGATATTATTATTATTACAGCAGGCGTCGCGCAGCGTCCCGGCGAAGAGCGTATTCAGCTGCTGAAGCGCAACGTTGCGATTTTTGATCAAATTATTGACGAGGTCTTAAAATATAATGACGATGGCATTCTGCTAATCGCCTCAAACCCGGTAGATGTCATGAGCTACTTCTCCCTGCGTAAATCGCGCTGGCCCGTTAATCGCGTCATCGGTTCGGGTACACTGCTCGACAGTGCACGCTTCCGCTATCTGATTGGCGAAGAGCTTAATATTGATCCGCGCAGCGTTCACGCGCCGATTATTGGAGAGCATGGCGATTCCGAGCTGCCAGTATGGAGCTTGTCGAACGTCGCAGGTACGGAGCTTGAGCTGAACGACGAGCAGAAGAACCGGATTTTCACCGGTACACGCGATGCCGCTTACCAAATCATCGAAGCCAAAGGCGCTACGTATTATGCCATCGCTTTGGCGCTTGACCGCATCTGCACCGCTATTTTGCAGGATGAAGGCGCTGTGCTGAACGTATCGACCCTGCTCGACAACTACCTCGGCGTATCCGATGTGTACATCGGCGTGCCATGCGTCGTTGACCGCAACGGCATCCGCAACGTTCTGGAGCTGAAGCTGTCGGACGAGGAAACGGCGCTGTTCCAGAAGTCGGCGAACAAGCTGAAGGGCTTGATTGAGTCAATTCGGGATGAGATGGCATAA
- a CDS encoding sensor histidine kinase — translation MRKRSIQFLISVALSVFSAAAIIMVSVLLYNKFSQTAETNALRNTQQVVDQVSYNLEDYIQGMSEIYGVIHDTISRSGDVNEEELRSQLNTIIGIRGEIVSLAVIGHNGEVMMSIPGVALKENLSLYNQRWFQSALQTPNHLSYSLPHVQNMYKMQYKWVVSLSKGITVARSGKKEHGVLLLDVNFNKINQLSSRVVLGKKGYVYIVDDSAGNMVYHPQQQLIYAGLKSENVEQALKYTFGSFHDESGDEDKMITVQTIGNIGWKVVGVSFTDEMITTKRELNDYLLNLLLLLLVFVIAMSWLISRIIARPIRQLEKSMKNVERGDFHTMTAIRGPLEVERLSRRFNLMVVRIRELMRQIVVEQEAKRKYEFEALQSQINPHFLYNTLNTVVRMVGMNRNEEVVTTITSLSKLFRISLSKGKPMIPLASELEHARNYLIIQNIRFKNKFDYLFDVEEAALPSLSLKLILQPLLENAIMHGIEPSVDKGLITVRAWIEAGQVCLQVSDNGLGMSDEQLAALLTGEADGAAKPSPASSVASGAGSGVGVRNVHERIRLFYGDPYGLQFESELEEGTTVTIRFPFKPADAETEGKGEEG, via the coding sequence ATGAGAAAGCGCAGTATTCAGTTTCTCATTTCAGTGGCGCTGTCCGTGTTTTCGGCGGCGGCAATTATAATGGTCAGCGTGCTGCTGTACAACAAGTTCTCACAGACCGCAGAGACAAATGCGCTGCGCAATACCCAGCAGGTCGTCGATCAGGTCAGCTACAATTTGGAGGATTATATCCAAGGCATGTCGGAAATATACGGCGTTATTCACGATACGATCAGCCGCAGCGGCGATGTGAACGAAGAGGAGCTGCGCAGCCAGCTGAATACGATTATCGGCATTAGGGGAGAAATTGTGTCGCTGGCGGTCATTGGGCATAATGGCGAGGTGATGATGAGTATTCCAGGCGTTGCGCTTAAGGAAAATCTGAGCTTATACAATCAGCGCTGGTTCCAAAGCGCCCTGCAAACGCCGAATCATCTCAGCTACTCGCTGCCGCATGTGCAGAATATGTACAAAATGCAGTACAAATGGGTCGTATCGCTTAGCAAGGGCATTACCGTAGCGCGGAGCGGGAAAAAGGAGCATGGCGTGCTGCTGCTGGACGTCAACTTTAACAAAATCAATCAGCTGTCCTCGCGGGTCGTGTTAGGGAAGAAGGGCTACGTCTACATTGTGGATGATAGCGCGGGCAATATGGTGTATCATCCGCAGCAGCAGCTCATCTATGCCGGTCTGAAAAGCGAAAATGTCGAGCAGGCGCTGAAATATACGTTTGGCAGCTTTCATGACGAATCTGGGGACGAGGATAAAATGATTACGGTGCAGACGATCGGCAACATCGGCTGGAAGGTGGTCGGGGTGTCCTTCACCGACGAAATGATTACGACAAAGCGCGAGCTAAACGATTATTTGCTGAATCTGCTGCTGCTTTTGCTCGTATTCGTCATTGCAATGTCGTGGCTCATCTCGCGTATTATCGCCCGTCCGATTCGGCAACTGGAGAAGTCGATGAAAAATGTCGAGCGCGGCGACTTCCATACAATGACCGCCATTCGTGGGCCGTTGGAGGTGGAGCGGCTATCGAGACGCTTTAATCTCATGGTTGTGCGAATCCGCGAGCTGATGCGACAAATCGTTGTGGAGCAGGAGGCGAAGCGCAAATATGAGTTTGAGGCGCTGCAATCGCAAATTAATCCGCATTTTCTATACAATACGCTCAATACAGTCGTGCGCATGGTTGGAATGAATCGCAATGAGGAGGTGGTGACGACGATTACCTCCTTGTCCAAGCTGTTTCGCATCAGCCTTAGCAAAGGCAAGCCGATGATTCCACTGGCGAGCGAGCTGGAGCATGCAAGGAACTACCTGATCATTCAGAATATCCGCTTCAAAAATAAATTCGATTATTTGTTTGATGTCGAAGAGGCGGCGTTACCTAGCTTGTCGCTCAAGCTGATTTTGCAGCCGCTGTTGGAAAATGCTATTATGCACGGCATTGAGCCGTCCGTCGATAAAGGATTGATTACGGTGCGGGCATGGATCGAAGCCGGACAGGTTTGCCTGCAAGTTAGCGACAACGGGCTCGGGATGAGTGACGAGCAGCTGGCTGCGCTGCTCACCGGAGAGGCTGACGGAGCAGCCAAGCCTAGTCCTGCATCCAGCGTGGCATCCGGCGCGGGCTCCGGCGTTGGTGTACGCAACGTGCATGAGCGTATTCGGTTATTTTACGGCGATCCGTATGGCCTGCAATTTGAGAGCGAGCTGGAGGAGGGGACGACGGTGACGATCCGTTTTCCATTCAAGCCGGCAGATGCTGAGACGGAAGGGAAGGGGGAGGAAGGATGA
- a CDS encoding response regulator: protein MYKVLLVDDEEETRSGLLEEIAWARHGFEIVDTAANGREAMELIERLEPDIVVTDISMPYMNGLELAEWTRKTYPLTRIVIFSGYDEFEYAQQAIGLQVDEYILKPFSAQQLLEVMDKVKERLDDEREKRENMQLLEEHYRTSLPVVKELFLSSLLSRKLPLRHIEEKAAKYELDLAGEAYIVSVLHTPILEALPGIPLRTAESSLAASSDLDLKLFALRNVAEEVWGRLGLGKVFLHQDQVALLAVGRGGDAPELMERTLGGLAEMLQNIRKYLRFPVTIGVSSTLPDVAQLKQGYGEAQQALDYHNLVGSNRIICIDDVETRYVEELQFDELKEQALVRCLRVGTHEELEQMVAALFDEIEGVHAAYREYQLYMLEMMTAIMKLVKEAGLNLYEVMGYELQIYAELEQLSGLEETRAWYMSLCEKIRHHIASRRQSSYKQLVEEAVRYTKANFHDSELSIARLCSHLHISAGYFSSLFKKEVKLTFGGYLLQLRMEAAKELLRATELKTFEIAEKVGFSDPNYFSLCFKKNVGVSAKDYRNQAMNTEAP, encoded by the coding sequence ATGTATAAAGTGCTGTTGGTGGATGATGAAGAGGAGACGCGCAGCGGACTGCTGGAGGAAATTGCATGGGCGCGCCATGGCTTTGAAATCGTAGATACGGCAGCGAACGGTCGGGAAGCGATGGAGCTGATCGAGCGTTTGGAGCCGGACATCGTAGTGACGGATATTAGCATGCCGTATATGAATGGCTTGGAGCTGGCGGAATGGACGAGGAAGACGTATCCGCTGACGCGCATCGTTATTTTTTCCGGCTATGATGAATTTGAATATGCCCAGCAGGCGATCGGCCTGCAGGTGGATGAATATATTTTAAAGCCCTTTTCCGCGCAGCAACTGCTTGAGGTCATGGACAAGGTGAAGGAGCGGCTAGATGATGAGCGTGAGAAGCGGGAAAATATGCAGCTGCTTGAGGAGCATTACCGTACAAGCCTGCCGGTCGTAAAAGAGCTGTTCCTGTCGTCACTGCTCTCCCGCAAGCTTCCGCTGCGGCATATTGAGGAGAAGGCAGCGAAATATGAGCTCGATTTGGCGGGGGAGGCTTACATTGTGTCTGTGCTGCACACACCTATTTTGGAAGCGCTACCCGGTATTCCGCTGCGGACAGCTGAAAGCTCGCTTGCAGCCTCCAGCGATCTCGACCTCAAGCTGTTTGCTCTTCGCAATGTGGCGGAGGAGGTATGGGGCAGGCTCGGGCTGGGCAAAGTTTTTCTGCATCAAGATCAGGTGGCGCTGCTTGCAGTTGGGCGAGGAGGTGACGCCCCGGAGCTAATGGAGCGGACGCTGGGCGGACTCGCTGAAATGCTGCAAAATATTCGGAAATACTTGCGTTTTCCAGTGACCATTGGGGTCAGCTCGACATTGCCGGATGTCGCGCAGCTGAAGCAGGGCTACGGGGAGGCGCAGCAGGCACTGGATTATCATAATTTGGTGGGCAGCAACCGGATCATTTGCATTGATGATGTGGAAACGCGCTACGTTGAGGAACTGCAATTCGATGAGCTCAAGGAGCAGGCGCTCGTTCGGTGCTTACGGGTAGGCACGCATGAGGAGCTGGAGCAGATGGTGGCTGCGCTTTTTGATGAGATTGAAGGCGTTCATGCCGCTTATCGGGAGTATCAGCTGTACATGCTGGAGATGATGACTGCGATTATGAAGCTTGTGAAGGAGGCAGGGCTGAATCTGTATGAAGTCATGGGCTACGAGCTGCAAATTTATGCGGAGCTGGAGCAGCTTAGCGGGCTTGAGGAGACGAGAGCTTGGTATATGTCGCTCTGCGAGAAAATCCGCCATCATATCGCGAGCCGCAGACAAAGCTCCTACAAGCAGCTGGTTGAGGAAGCGGTGCGCTACACGAAGGCGAACTTCCATGACAGCGAGCTGTCGATTGCCCGGCTGTGCAGCCATCTGCATATTAGCGCGGGCTATTTCAGCAGCCTGTTCAAGAAGGAGGTGAAGCTGACGTTCGGCGGGTATTTGCTTCAGCTGCGGATGGAGGCGGCGAAGGAACTGCTGCGGGCAACGGAGCTAAAGACGTTCGAAATTGCCGAGAAGGTCGGCTTCTCGGACCCGAATTATTTTTCCCTATGCTTTAAGAAAAATGTCGGCGTCTCCGCCAAGGATTATCGCAATCAGGCGATGAATACGGAAGCGCCATGA
- a CDS encoding CotH kinase family protein has translation MNLKNMWKKVAVTALSLTIAVSGIGAMGSKATVYAAEAGIAQKYESLFEGDKIINVNVTIADDDWESILASPLDKDYKKVTVDVDGNVLSNVGFSTKGNLTLKAVASMTDSDRYSFRLKFDKYDKEQTLLGLDKMVLNNSYADPSFLREYLHYEALRSIGLDAPLTVFTNLYINGELYGFYIGVEAIDDSYMERNYGEDYNDGVLYDTDEKSYLQYEEDGEYETLTYELGTEDDKASLKNFISVLNDMPAGEKGDIEDVLDVDSALKYIAGNAVLGNYDSYNGDKGHNYMLYGDADGKFSVLPWDFNMSFNGYSGGGGGRNTAAAGTTTSTTTTSTTTTVTNTNATTASVDVPVMGISLDSVPMIGNLLEVPEYKAKYLTYVNELVDYLGGIENRITELAAIIRPSVTADPTKFYTVEQFESNVAYSATGDAAGGMQGGGAMEGMTPPDDAGMTPPTMPDGTSAARPDNAGAATGSTSDTTSTGTAGQVPGQGGGQGQGGQGGQGMRTMAAGSLMTFALNRLASLQEQLGLAVTPLPATTATTTPATAAGAISVLLNGSKVSFDNQEPVNQSGRVLVPLRGIFEAFGAEVKWDAATKKITAVKDDRTVTLTIGSTTAYVNGTAVTLDVPASVVNGRTLVPVRFISEGLDMDAAWDAATATVRIASKS, from the coding sequence GCGGGAATCGCGCAGAAGTATGAGTCTCTTTTCGAAGGGGACAAGATCATTAATGTGAACGTAACGATAGCCGATGACGACTGGGAAAGCATACTCGCAAGCCCGCTAGATAAGGATTATAAGAAGGTAACGGTAGATGTGGACGGCAATGTGCTGAGCAATGTGGGATTTTCCACTAAAGGCAATTTGACCTTGAAGGCCGTAGCCAGCATGACGGATTCCGACCGCTATAGCTTTCGCTTGAAATTCGACAAATACGATAAGGAACAAACGCTGCTTGGGCTGGACAAAATGGTGCTGAACAACAGCTACGCAGATCCTTCTTTTTTACGTGAATATTTGCATTATGAAGCTTTGCGCTCCATTGGGCTGGATGCCCCGTTGACGGTATTTACGAATCTGTACATTAATGGTGAATTGTACGGCTTCTATATTGGTGTTGAGGCCATTGACGACAGCTATATGGAAAGAAATTACGGCGAAGATTACAACGATGGCGTACTCTACGATACCGATGAGAAAAGCTATCTGCAATATGAGGAAGACGGCGAATATGAGACGCTGACCTATGAGCTCGGCACAGAGGATGACAAAGCATCATTGAAAAATTTTATTAGCGTGCTGAACGACATGCCTGCTGGCGAAAAAGGGGACATCGAGGACGTTCTTGATGTAGACTCGGCTTTAAAATACATTGCGGGCAACGCCGTCTTAGGCAACTACGACAGCTATAATGGCGATAAGGGCCATAACTATATGCTGTATGGCGATGCAGATGGAAAATTCAGCGTCCTGCCATGGGATTTCAATATGTCGTTTAACGGCTACTCAGGTGGCGGCGGCGGTCGCAATACGGCAGCAGCGGGAACTACGACATCTACAACAACGACATCTACAACAACGACAGTCACGAATACAAATGCAACAACCGCTTCGGTTGATGTGCCCGTAATGGGTATCAGCTTGGACAGTGTTCCAATGATCGGAAACCTGCTGGAGGTGCCGGAATATAAGGCGAAATATTTGACCTATGTAAATGAGCTGGTGGACTATCTGGGCGGAATTGAGAATCGCATTACCGAGCTGGCTGCTATTATTCGGCCAAGCGTAACAGCTGATCCGACCAAATTTTATACGGTAGAGCAATTCGAATCGAATGTAGCTTATTCCGCTACAGGCGATGCAGCTGGCGGCATGCAGGGCGGCGGAGCAATGGAAGGCATGACACCTCCTGATGATGCGGGCATGACACCGCCGACGATGCCGGATGGCACGAGTGCAGCGAGGCCGGACAATGCCGGAGCGGCGACAGGCAGTACCAGTGATACAACTTCCACAGGCACTGCTGGGCAAGTTCCAGGTCAAGGAGGAGGCCAAGGGCAAGGCGGTCAAGGCGGTCAAGGAATGAGGACGATGGCAGCGGGGTCTCTGATGACTTTTGCGCTCAATAGATTAGCGAGCTTGCAAGAGCAGCTAGGGCTGGCGGTAACGCCATTGCCTGCGACGACTGCGACAACGACGCCAGCCACAGCTGCGGGAGCTATATCTGTCCTGTTGAACGGCAGCAAAGTGAGCTTTGATAATCAGGAGCCGGTTAATCAGTCGGGGCGAGTGCTCGTTCCGCTGCGCGGCATCTTTGAAGCCTTTGGCGCTGAGGTGAAATGGGATGCGGCAACGAAAAAAATTACAGCGGTCAAGGATGACCGCACGGTAACGCTCACCATTGGCAGCACGACGGCCTATGTGAATGGAACGGCGGTGACGCTCGATGTTCCCGCTTCGGTAGTGAATGGCAGGACGCTCGTGCCAGTAAGATTCATCTCCGAAGGATTGGACATGGATGCGGCATGGGATGCAGCAACCGCGACGGTGAGAATTGCGAGCAAGTCATAG
- a CDS encoding formate/nitrite transporter family protein, with amino-acid sequence METEALRKVEQLAQKKHMIFKQSYIRYISRSMLASMFIGFGVIVAFKTGNFFYAEHSPLAYPMAALTFGAAIILIAYGGGDLFTGNTFYYSFTALRRKLKWTEVIKMWLTSYGGNMLGAAVFALLIMTTGLFDSGKVNTFLLSVVEAKMHTSSWELFFRAILCNWLVCLAFFIPMGMKHDGAKMFSMMLFVFCFFISGYEHSIANMCTFAIALVVDHPDTITYGGVIHNLVPVTLGNLIGGGVLMAYMYYFVNKPYFDKEEHAQEQAQEKLHD; translated from the coding sequence ATGGAAACAGAAGCGCTGCGCAAAGTCGAGCAGCTCGCACAGAAGAAGCATATGATTTTTAAGCAAAGCTATATTCGCTATATTTCCAGGTCCATGCTCGCCAGCATGTTCATCGGCTTTGGGGTAATCGTCGCCTTCAAGACGGGCAACTTTTTTTACGCCGAGCATTCTCCACTCGCTTATCCGATGGCCGCGCTTACGTTCGGTGCTGCTATTATTCTCATCGCATACGGTGGCGGCGACTTGTTTACCGGCAATACGTTTTATTATTCCTTTACCGCACTGCGGCGCAAGCTCAAATGGACAGAAGTTATCAAAATGTGGCTGACAAGCTACGGCGGCAACATGCTCGGAGCAGCCGTATTCGCCCTGCTCATTATGACAACTGGACTGTTCGACAGCGGGAAGGTCAATACGTTCCTGCTCAGCGTCGTCGAAGCGAAAATGCATACATCGTCGTGGGAGCTGTTTTTCCGGGCGATTTTATGTAACTGGCTTGTCTGTCTTGCCTTCTTTATTCCAATGGGCATGAAGCATGACGGGGCAAAAATGTTTTCGATGATGCTGTTCGTCTTCTGCTTCTTTATTTCGGGCTATGAGCATAGCATTGCCAACATGTGCACCTTCGCCATCGCACTAGTCGTCGACCATCCCGACACGATTACTTACGGCGGCGTCATTCACAATCTCGTGCCTGTCACACTCGGCAATTTGATTGGCGGCGGCGTTTTAATGGCATATATGTATTATTTCGTGAACAAGCCTTATTTCGACAAAGAGGAGCACGCACAAGAACAAGCACAAGAGAAATTGCACGATTAA